A section of the Bactrocera dorsalis isolate Fly_Bdor unplaced genomic scaffold, ASM2337382v1 BdCtg031, whole genome shotgun sequence genome encodes:
- the LOC105232462 gene encoding odorant receptor 45a-like: MYEYLRIQQFSFRVIGINLWAQRDQRIASAPCRYYSWTVATAIITLLMGFYIYTSEQDKAIQVLTVFLQGVLSVIKSGMFVAKGRRFIKLIRSLDMLAAEANVKEGKEWKHENDWQQRIARVYYSCCMSTGTLYCAVPAIILLYSWCFNGHAIFILPFDAAFPFNTAHPFFYTVSYIWCISFIIYAVHAIAAMDSLFCWFIFNISAHFRALQRAVETVGAAMSGAEDYASLHGRITRTLHYHRRIIELSAEFDELYAPIVFIEISVSYLKLCFSAYNLINLGDISGLPVIAVGLVTITFQLCIYCFSGEKIKNVSEAVSDRIYLAFPWERVPPSVRRLLLLPLMRAQRATNLTGFLFIVDHSLLVWIFKTTGSIIGFLSATKSENTNS; this comes from the exons ATGTACGAATATCTGCGAATACAACAGTTTAGCTTTCGCGTAATCGGCATTAATTTGTGGGCGCAACGGGATCAGCGCATTGCCAGCGCACCCTGTAGATACTATAGCTGGACCGTGGCTACAGCAATTATTACACTCCTTATGGGTTTCTACATTTACACCAGCGAGCAGGATAAGGCGATCCAAGTGTTAACGGTATTTCTGCAAGGCGTGCTCTCTGTGATCAAGAGTGGCATGTTTGTGGCGAAGGGAAGACGCTTTATAAAACTTATACGTAGCTTAGATATGCTGGCGGCTGAAG CGAATGTCAAAGAGGGGAAAGAGTGGAAGCATGAAAATGACTGGCAACAGCGCATCGCACGTGTTTACTACAGTTGCTGCATGTCAACGGGCACCCTATATTGTGCAGTGCCTGCCATCATTTTACTATATAGCTGGTGTTTCAATGGACATGCCATCTTCATACTGCCCTTCGATGCAGC CTTTCCCTTCAACACCGCTCATCCCTTCTTTTACACCGTCTCCTATATCTGGTGCATCTCGTTCATAATCTACGCCGTACACGCCATCGCCGCCATGGATTCATTGTTTTGTTGGTTCATCTTCAACATTTCCGCTCATTTTCGCGCGCTACAGCGTGCAGTGGAAACTGTGGGCGCGGCCATGAGCGGTGCAGAAGACTACGCCAGCTTGCATGGCAGAATCACGCGAACATTGCACTATCATCGCCGCATCATCGAGCTATCAGCGGAATTTGACGAACTCTACGCGCCCATCGTATTCATCGAAATTTCCGTAAGCTATTTGAAACTCTGCTTCAGCGCTTACAATCTTATCAATCTGGGTGACATATCTGGGCTGCCGGTGATAGCTGTTGGACTTGTCACCATCACTTTTCAGTTGTGCATTTATTGTTTTAGtggcgaaaaaatcaaaaatgtg aGCGAAGCGGTTTCTGATCGTATTTATTTGGCGTTCCCCTGGGAGCGTGTGCCTCCATCCGTAAGGCGTTTGCTACTTTTGCCACTGATGCGCGCTCAACGTGCCACCAATTTAACGGGGTTTCTCTTCATTGTCGATCACAGCCTACTAGTGTGG atatttAAAACTACCGGCTCCATTATAGGGTTTTTGTCGGCCACCAAAAGTGAAAACACAAACTCGTAA